A single genomic interval of Zingiber officinale cultivar Zhangliang chromosome 4A, Zo_v1.1, whole genome shotgun sequence harbors:
- the LOC121972881 gene encoding uncharacterized protein LOC121972881, with protein sequence MDLLEVLLDAVVPRLISVPCAVLAGGFSWAWAVAVTAAVFVLWIRAFGSRLFASTLSPPPPPPPPTMTTTVQSSSEDESKAASLPLRSDAASVANPLNRYLGEVSTSKRRFKTCYDGSSIGVTGTEEDDSEVDERWRTAPWEGDWRWDGLLAAERQRWDLGWYRCLDMAALDGSVVRLWDGGSGSPTTRRRTAQKSFFWVNCKMQM encoded by the coding sequence ATGGACCTGCTCGAGGTGCTGCTCGACGCGGTGGTTCCCCGGCTCATCTCCGTTCCCTGTGCCGTCCTCGCCGGCGGATTTTCGTGGGCGTGGGCAGTCGCCGTTACTGCGGCGGTGTTCGTCCTCTGGATTCGGGCCTTCGGGTCAAGATTGTTCGCGTCCACGctctcccctcctcctcctcctcctcctccgacaATGACGACGACGGTTCAATCCTCTTCGGAAGACGAGTCGAAAGCGGCATCGCTGCCGCTGCGGAGCGATGCCGCCTCCGTCGCGAATCCGCTGAATCGCTACCTGGGTGAAGTATCCACTAGCAAGAGacggttcaagacttgctacgaCGGGAGCTCCATCGGCGTGACGGGAACGGAGGAGGACGATAGCGAAGTCGACGAGCGATGGCGGACGGCACCGTGGGAAGGAGACTGGCGGTGGGACGGGCTGCTCGCGGCGGAGCGCCAGCGGTGGGACTTGGGGTGGTATCGCTGCCTCGACATGGCGGCGCTAGACGGAAGCGTCGTCAGGTTGTGGGACGGAGGAAGCGGCAGCCCGACGACGAGGCGACGGACGGCGCAAAAGTCATTCTTTTGGGTAAACTGTAAAATGCAGATGTAG